One Paenibacillus sp. FSL W8-0186 genomic window carries:
- a CDS encoding circular bacteriocin, circularin A/uberolysin family, with translation MLELIIADLTAYTGISTAWATVIVNAINVGSTVIALASIFASAGLSAGLILVVKEFVKKNGTKAAIAW, from the coding sequence ATGCTGGAGCTTATCATTGCTGATTTGACTGCATACACAGGCATTTCCACAGCCTGGGCTACGGTCATCGTCAACGCGATTAATGTTGGTTCTACGGTCATTGCCCTTGCATCCATTTTTGCAAGCGCAGGTCTTAGTGCAGGTCTCATTCTAGTTGTAAAAGAGTTCGTCAAGAAGAACGGTACCAAGGCAGCTATCGCCTGGTAA
- a CDS encoding ABC transporter ATP-binding protein, with protein MIFIATILSLSKISKRAEEKIILSDVSFDILPGSIIGFLGPNGAGKTTTLKIAAGLVKPTSGEVLVRGVSLTEQRKVAKQMMTFIPDNPLLYDELTGKEYIRFFMDLFAVDVPAKKVEDEIERFRFQTEYNKQILHYSLGNRKKLALLCAMLRRSPLLLLDEYISGLDPVNSILIREILREYVKGGNSILLSTHQLDIVKSFCDGAIFINEGSIVDRRTLPEILQDNDSIESYFLSQLQSSETAQKGIR; from the coding sequence GTGATTTTCATAGCAACAATTTTATCCTTATCCAAGATTTCCAAACGGGCGGAGGAGAAGATCATACTTTCGGATGTTAGCTTCGATATCCTCCCCGGGTCGATTATTGGTTTCTTAGGTCCGAATGGAGCAGGGAAGACTACAACATTGAAGATTGCTGCGGGTCTTGTAAAGCCAACCTCCGGGGAGGTTCTCGTTAGGGGCGTTTCCTTAACCGAACAAAGAAAAGTCGCGAAGCAAATGATGACGTTCATTCCCGATAACCCGTTATTATACGATGAATTAACCGGCAAAGAGTACATTCGCTTCTTTATGGACTTGTTCGCGGTGGATGTTCCTGCCAAGAAGGTGGAGGACGAGATCGAACGTTTCCGATTTCAAACGGAGTACAATAAGCAGATACTCCACTACTCGTTAGGAAACCGCAAGAAACTCGCATTGCTATGCGCAATGCTGCGGCGCTCCCCACTCCTGCTGCTGGACGAGTATATCTCGGGCTTAGATCCTGTGAACTCTATTCTTATTCGGGAGATATTACGCGAATACGTAAAGGGCGGGAACTCGATTCTTCTCTCTACGCATCAGTTGGATATTGTAAAGTCGTTCTGCGATGGGGCGATTTTTATAAACGAAGGAAGTATCGTGGACCGGCGAACGCTGCCCGAGATTTTGCAAGACAACGATTCGATCGAATCGTACTTCTTGTCCCAGCTGCAATCGAGCGAGACTGCGCAAAAAGGAATTAGGTGA
- a CDS encoding uracil-DNA glycosylase, giving the protein MDHPFVILPEEQAPKGIEHCELCELSKQRNRLIWGEGNPRASLMMILDNPGAREDRQGNSFLCGTRETLQLGMREAGIEVNEVYVTYLLKRRPMRAYNKPDTRAACLPHLEMQIFQKQPLVLFGFGNVVVEGLFPDKESASVKELRGSWQEFQGTPISFTYHPLAVRRRPNLLRFFVEDLKALKEKWNEIQHVRKTST; this is encoded by the coding sequence ATGGATCATCCCTTTGTAATCTTACCTGAAGAACAAGCGCCCAAAGGTATAGAGCACTGTGAATTGTGCGAACTATCCAAGCAGCGGAATCGTCTCATCTGGGGTGAAGGAAATCCGAGAGCTTCGCTTATGATGATTCTGGATAATCCCGGAGCCCGGGAGGATCGGCAAGGAAATTCATTTCTGTGTGGTACCCGAGAAACGCTCCAACTCGGCATGAGAGAGGCAGGGATAGAAGTAAATGAGGTTTATGTCACCTATTTGCTAAAACGCCGACCGATGCGTGCCTATAATAAACCTGACACTAGAGCCGCGTGTCTTCCTCATTTAGAGATGCAGATCTTTCAGAAGCAGCCGCTTGTACTATTTGGATTTGGAAATGTCGTGGTGGAAGGCTTATTCCCGGATAAGGAGAGTGCCAGTGTTAAGGAATTACGAGGCAGTTGGCAGGAGTTTCAGGGTACGCCTATCAGCTTCACCTATCACCCGCTGGCAGTAAGAAGACGACCCAATCTACTAAGGTTCTTCGTAGAAGATTTAAAGGCTTTGAAGGAGAAGTGGAATGAGATTCAACACGTCCGGAAAACCAGCACATAA